In Microvenator marinus, one genomic interval encodes:
- a CDS encoding SLC13 family permease, with protein sequence MNLGGLVIFALVYLAVSARRIGVFGLDRPAVTLLGAVACVAFGVLAPEQAIHAVDWDTLLLLLGVMGMGAFLVVDGFFTVLQSKLARFAHSPRKLLGAIIWGAGILSAFITNDAVCVLGAPLVVALVREHELPPLPFLLGLATAANTGSVATLVGNPQNMLCGLLGGLRYLDYVLLMAPVALVGLALNHLIIVWTFRVSLRERTRQPSHSDETTFNRSHALTLSVIALTAVAYSLGTPLSWTAAAGFSVLMILHKSEAESLWQHIDWALLLFFASLFVVVEGLRSSGASDYFFQAFPIIALANGELGIFKLGGVFLVGSNLVSNVPFILVVQDQISSLPSPELGWTVLAMASTFAGNLTILGSAANIIVAQAGNEVGGFGFWQHLRVGLPIALSTTCVGLVWIWLVSP encoded by the coding sequence ATGAACCTTGGCGGGCTCGTCATCTTTGCCCTCGTTTACCTGGCCGTTTCTGCTCGTAGAATCGGCGTTTTTGGCCTCGATCGTCCCGCGGTTACCCTTTTGGGCGCCGTTGCGTGCGTGGCTTTTGGAGTCCTCGCGCCTGAGCAAGCAATACACGCGGTCGACTGGGACACACTACTCCTTCTCCTTGGCGTCATGGGCATGGGGGCCTTTCTGGTTGTCGACGGCTTCTTCACAGTCCTGCAATCCAAACTCGCTCGTTTTGCGCACTCGCCTCGAAAACTTCTCGGCGCCATCATCTGGGGTGCAGGAATCCTGAGCGCCTTTATCACGAACGACGCAGTCTGCGTGCTCGGAGCGCCTCTGGTGGTCGCACTCGTCCGCGAACATGAACTTCCGCCACTGCCCTTTCTCCTGGGACTCGCCACGGCGGCGAATACGGGGAGCGTCGCCACACTCGTTGGGAACCCTCAAAACATGCTCTGCGGCTTGTTGGGAGGTCTGAGATACTTGGACTACGTGTTGCTGATGGCACCCGTGGCCTTGGTGGGTCTTGCCCTTAATCACCTGATTATCGTCTGGACCTTCCGCGTAAGCCTTCGTGAACGAACTCGCCAGCCAAGCCACTCGGATGAAACCACCTTTAACCGCTCGCACGCTTTAACGCTCTCAGTCATCGCGCTCACCGCCGTCGCTTACTCACTGGGTACACCACTTTCGTGGACTGCAGCGGCTGGATTCTCAGTGTTGATGATTTTGCACAAGAGCGAGGCTGAGTCTTTGTGGCAGCACATTGATTGGGCGTTGCTCCTCTTCTTCGCGAGCCTGTTTGTCGTAGTCGAGGGCCTTCGCTCAAGTGGCGCGAGCGACTACTTCTTTCAAGCCTTTCCAATCATCGCTTTGGCAAATGGAGAGCTGGGGATCTTCAAACTCGGTGGCGTTTTCCTCGTCGGGTCAAACCTTGTCTCGAACGTCCCTTTCATACTGGTGGTGCAGGACCAGATTTCTAGCCTGCCTTCTCCCGAACTTGGGTGGACGGTGCTGGCCATGGCATCTACCTTCGCCGGCAACCTCACAATTCTGGGTTCCGCGGCAAATATCATCGTGGCGCAAGCAGGCAATGAGGTGGGAGGTTTTGGATTTTGGCAACACCTTCGCGTCGGCCTTCCGATCGCACTATCCACCACGTGTGTTGGACTCGTCTGGATTTGGCTGGTTAGTCCTTAA
- a CDS encoding TPM domain-containing protein: MKFVVFFLSCVFATQALAIEVENVPNPRDQNLWVTDFADMIDPVVEQKLNQLIETAHQELTIEIAVVTVDTITASPSPKDFATDLFNHWGIGHAKANNGLLILMVKDARRLEMETGYGMEAVLPDGWLKRMQEAEMIPRFKAGNFGEGLFVGTEKSIQRVRDNNAGVTTQEYQSSYSGSYGGSQGSDSEVPWWLAVFGLGGAGLAGAGSAWKYRKDRTCVECKKKMQMLSEVEDDQHLDRGQYMEEQLGSADWQYWYCTDCDTSKLLRVNKWFSGYSKCRKCSYATMKVTQVTEVYPTYTSTGRARITEDCRHCNHHSVTYRTLPVKTPPSSSSSSSSSSGSSSSSGGSSFGGGSSGGGGAGSSW; this comes from the coding sequence ATGAAATTCGTCGTTTTCTTTCTTTCGTGTGTCTTTGCTACCCAAGCTCTCGCGATTGAAGTGGAAAACGTGCCGAACCCACGTGACCAAAACCTCTGGGTCACGGATTTCGCTGACATGATCGATCCTGTTGTCGAGCAAAAGCTCAATCAACTGATCGAGACGGCGCATCAAGAGTTGACCATTGAAATCGCCGTTGTCACGGTCGATACTATCACGGCCAGTCCCTCCCCCAAAGACTTTGCAACGGACCTCTTCAACCATTGGGGAATCGGCCACGCAAAAGCCAACAATGGATTGCTGATCCTGATGGTCAAGGACGCCCGAAGACTCGAGATGGAAACCGGCTATGGCATGGAAGCAGTGCTTCCGGACGGTTGGCTCAAAAGGATGCAAGAAGCGGAGATGATCCCCAGGTTCAAGGCTGGAAACTTCGGAGAAGGCCTCTTCGTTGGAACAGAAAAAAGCATCCAAAGGGTCAGGGATAATAACGCCGGCGTCACTACTCAGGAATACCAGTCGAGTTATTCCGGAAGCTACGGCGGCTCCCAAGGTTCAGATTCAGAAGTCCCGTGGTGGCTTGCCGTCTTTGGGTTAGGTGGTGCTGGGTTGGCTGGGGCTGGCTCGGCCTGGAAGTATCGAAAAGACCGCACATGTGTGGAGTGCAAGAAGAAGATGCAAATGCTCTCCGAGGTTGAGGATGATCAACACCTTGACCGCGGACAGTACATGGAAGAGCAGCTCGGCTCCGCGGACTGGCAATACTGGTATTGCACGGACTGCGACACATCCAAATTGCTACGCGTCAACAAGTGGTTCTCGGGTTATTCAAAATGCAGAAAGTGCAGCTACGCGACCATGAAAGTCACTCAGGTCACCGAGGTCTATCCGACGTACACATCTACAGGACGCGCGCGAATCACCGAAGACTGCAGACACTGTAATCACCATAGCGTGACCTACCGCACGCTTCCTGTGAAGACGCCTCCAAGTTCGAGCTCCAGTTCTAGCTCCAGCTCGGGCTCTAGCTCTAGTTCGGGTGGAAGTAGTTTTGGTGGAGGATCTTCGGGAGGGGGCGGTGCCGGAAGCAGCTGGTAG
- a CDS encoding sensor domain-containing diguanylate cyclase codes for MLELNIVSAGPSELVDAVRSHLVDGLRSPIPLPTCDAALTRALELGDVRAEAWCRLLRGDAYNRELMLARAAGELSQAITLFSAIDDPEGTAISLWRKGSVWCRIGDLDNGRLILSQGLEIARTHGLRLIEGVCLSNLAFTWGSEGHASQFRELTERALEIFDEIDDVSRKTLGYCNLGGALSRLGELDAATDAYMQARSLVQADKQPLVHALIEGGLGEIAMIRGDLEEGTRRITGAAEFLRTHRLFYDAVRQDVLLARGYSLCGRVQESIELYRKALEEARERGYSAIQMQALHSIARMLGETGKWEEAYKTLKEAWELKDVAINEESKQRFEVLRDVNLGTAIAQDRLKANELAEINKKLSATLAELDQANLRLEELAKRDPLTKALNRYGFETAAAPLLGALSNSQGLGVLWVDVNDFKSINDTWGHGVGDEVLIEIARRLKVAARETDVVSRFGGDEFVVLIADVHEVDAVFVSERFKRELTSAPVSTSLGPVKVGVSLGLSSVYSADDLERAMLRADSFMYQDKRGTGSWHAVDPDTISIAMEESEILKD; via the coding sequence ATGCTTGAGTTGAACATTGTAAGTGCGGGGCCGTCGGAGCTGGTTGATGCAGTCAGGAGCCACCTCGTGGATGGCCTTCGATCTCCCATTCCATTGCCCACATGCGACGCAGCTTTGACCCGCGCTTTGGAGCTGGGTGATGTGCGCGCTGAAGCTTGGTGCAGGTTGCTTCGAGGCGATGCCTATAACCGTGAGTTGATGCTCGCCCGCGCTGCTGGTGAGTTGTCTCAGGCGATTACACTCTTTTCTGCGATCGATGATCCCGAAGGAACGGCGATTTCACTCTGGCGAAAGGGCAGCGTGTGGTGCCGGATCGGGGATTTGGACAACGGGCGCCTAATCCTCTCGCAGGGGCTCGAAATCGCGAGAACACACGGTCTGCGTCTGATTGAAGGTGTTTGCCTTTCTAACCTCGCGTTTACCTGGGGTTCAGAAGGGCATGCGTCTCAGTTTCGAGAACTGACCGAACGTGCGTTAGAGATTTTTGATGAGATCGACGATGTCTCACGGAAGACCCTTGGGTATTGTAATCTCGGTGGAGCGCTTTCCAGGCTCGGTGAGCTCGATGCCGCAACTGATGCCTACATGCAGGCGAGAAGTTTGGTCCAGGCAGATAAGCAGCCGCTAGTTCACGCTTTGATCGAGGGAGGCCTTGGAGAAATCGCGATGATTCGTGGTGACCTCGAGGAAGGAACGCGTCGAATCACCGGGGCGGCAGAATTTCTTCGTACGCATAGACTATTTTACGATGCCGTTCGGCAAGATGTTTTGCTCGCCCGTGGATATTCGTTGTGTGGGCGAGTGCAGGAGTCTATCGAACTCTACCGAAAGGCACTCGAGGAGGCGCGCGAGCGGGGATACAGCGCGATTCAAATGCAAGCCCTGCATTCCATCGCTCGCATGCTCGGTGAAACTGGAAAGTGGGAGGAGGCGTACAAGACGTTGAAAGAGGCTTGGGAGCTCAAGGATGTTGCGATCAATGAGGAGTCCAAGCAGCGCTTCGAAGTCTTGAGGGATGTAAATCTGGGTACTGCTATTGCCCAAGACAGGTTGAAGGCCAACGAGCTCGCCGAGATCAACAAGAAGTTGAGTGCCACCTTGGCCGAATTGGACCAGGCGAATCTGCGGCTCGAGGAATTGGCCAAACGCGACCCATTAACCAAGGCCCTTAATCGCTACGGGTTTGAAACAGCGGCGGCACCACTGCTTGGTGCCCTCTCAAACTCCCAGGGCCTGGGTGTACTCTGGGTAGACGTGAATGACTTCAAATCCATTAATGACACTTGGGGCCACGGGGTCGGAGACGAGGTACTTATTGAGATTGCCCGCCGTCTAAAAGTGGCTGCGCGTGAAACAGATGTGGTCTCCAGATTCGGTGGAGACGAATTCGTGGTGCTGATTGCCGATGTGCATGAAGTTGACGCGGTCTTTGTGTCCGAGCGATTCAAGCGAGAGCTCACGTCAGCTCCTGTTTCCACCTCACTTGGCCCGGTCAAGGTCGGAGTGAGTCTAGGGCTTTCATCGGTGTACAGCGCGGACGATCTGGAGCGTGCAATGCTGCGTGCGGACTCGTTTATGTATCAAGACAAACGTGGCACAGGGTCGTGGCATGCGGTGGATCCCGACACAATTTCGATCGCGATGGAAGAGTCTGAGATTCTTAAGGACTAA
- a CDS encoding extracellular catalytic domain type 1 short-chain-length polyhydroxyalkanoate depolymerase, with product MNKKLVSWLSFPLLLFSCSESPSTVDPSVDAGSVDMADTGDVSESCTRSVYGSGTIESSIQSGGLERTFRVHVPPDSAMDAGLPLVLVFHGGGGSGEQIELRSSRFSELADEEGFVAVYPDGTGTLKTWNGGGCCGAAVREDVDDVGFVRDLLDHLEESLCIDSSKVFATGMSNGGILSHRLACELSDRIAAIAPVAGTNMTDVCTPSSPVSVLQIHGSEDGHVPYEGGEGCGLAGVPFTSVPDTMEGWATRMGCDAEAVAGQEIGDGACRAWTGCEGANVELCVIEGGGHSWPGGVQRSGVIDCPSDGIQSTTFDASRVIWDFFVRVDGSED from the coding sequence ATGAATAAGAAACTCGTCTCTTGGTTATCGTTTCCACTGCTTCTTTTCTCATGTTCGGAATCACCCTCGACGGTTGATCCCTCTGTGGACGCCGGCTCGGTGGATATGGCGGATACTGGAGATGTCTCTGAGTCGTGTACCCGTTCTGTTTACGGTTCAGGGACGATTGAGTCGTCGATTCAGTCAGGTGGGCTTGAGAGGACCTTTAGAGTTCATGTACCGCCTGATTCGGCCATGGATGCTGGGCTTCCTCTCGTGTTGGTGTTTCATGGGGGAGGCGGCAGTGGTGAACAAATCGAGCTCCGTTCGTCGAGATTCTCTGAACTAGCTGACGAGGAAGGATTTGTTGCTGTCTATCCGGACGGCACGGGCACGTTGAAGACGTGGAATGGAGGCGGATGTTGTGGCGCTGCGGTGCGAGAGGACGTGGACGACGTTGGATTTGTCCGCGATCTTTTAGACCACCTCGAGGAATCTCTTTGCATTGATTCATCAAAAGTTTTTGCCACCGGCATGAGCAATGGCGGCATTCTTTCACACCGTTTGGCGTGTGAACTTTCGGATCGAATCGCCGCCATCGCCCCTGTGGCGGGCACCAACATGACAGACGTATGTACGCCGTCGTCGCCTGTTTCTGTCCTTCAAATCCATGGCTCGGAGGATGGCCATGTTCCGTACGAAGGAGGCGAGGGGTGTGGTCTTGCAGGTGTCCCGTTCACGTCGGTTCCGGATACGATGGAAGGTTGGGCTACACGTATGGGTTGCGACGCCGAAGCTGTGGCCGGGCAGGAGATTGGTGACGGGGCTTGTCGTGCTTGGACGGGCTGCGAAGGTGCAAATGTGGAACTCTGTGTCATCGAGGGTGGTGGACACAGTTGGCCAGGCGGCGTTCAAAGGTCTGGCGTCATCGATTGTCCTTCCGATGGCATTCAGAGCACTACCTTCGATGCGAGCCGTGTGATCTGGGACTTCTTTGTACGGGTAGACGGCTCAGAGGATTAG
- a CDS encoding calcium/sodium antiporter: MDWIFVALGLLLLIVGGEGLVRGASGIALLAKLSPAVVGLTIVAAGTSMPELVVSVQAAYAGSAGIAIGNVVGSNIFNIAAILGLTALIAPLNIHGNTIRMEWPVMFLASFQLFLLSRDALVDRVEGASLLVAMVAFTAYAVWLGRQASEAEAPELTTATFGATGGRAIFNNVLAIAVGVGLLAAGSTLLVDGAVGIASGLGISDAVIGLTIVAAGTSTPELITSIMAARKGQADIAVGNVVGSNIFNVLGILGSTALILPLEVPAEILTRDVWWFLGVALLLFPLMKSGMKVTRLEGGFLLGIFITYTLLLIL; the protein is encoded by the coding sequence ATGGACTGGATATTTGTGGCGCTGGGACTCTTGTTGTTGATTGTTGGAGGTGAAGGTTTAGTACGCGGCGCTTCGGGCATCGCGCTCCTGGCCAAGCTCTCTCCCGCGGTCGTGGGTTTGACCATCGTCGCAGCAGGCACATCCATGCCCGAACTCGTGGTCTCGGTGCAAGCGGCATATGCGGGAAGCGCAGGAATCGCTATCGGCAATGTTGTAGGCTCAAATATCTTCAACATCGCGGCAATCCTCGGGCTTACGGCCCTCATTGCCCCCTTGAACATTCATGGAAATACGATTCGGATGGAGTGGCCGGTGATGTTTCTGGCTTCCTTCCAACTCTTTCTCTTGTCGCGCGATGCTCTGGTGGACCGAGTCGAGGGGGCGTCACTTCTGGTAGCAATGGTGGCGTTTACAGCTTACGCGGTGTGGCTTGGCAGACAGGCCTCTGAAGCGGAAGCGCCGGAGCTCACCACCGCCACTTTTGGCGCTACTGGAGGCCGCGCAATATTCAACAACGTACTTGCGATTGCCGTGGGCGTCGGCTTGCTCGCTGCCGGATCGACACTCCTAGTGGACGGCGCCGTGGGAATCGCCTCGGGCTTAGGAATCTCAGACGCAGTCATTGGACTTACGATCGTAGCGGCTGGGACAAGCACCCCGGAACTCATCACGTCCATCATGGCTGCGCGCAAAGGTCAGGCCGATATCGCCGTCGGAAACGTGGTAGGCTCAAACATATTCAATGTCCTCGGAATTCTTGGTTCTACGGCCCTCATCCTGCCGCTCGAAGTGCCGGCCGAGATCCTTACGCGCGACGTGTGGTGGTTCTTGGGCGTGGCGCTCTTGCTCTTCCCATTGATGAAATCGGGGATGAAAGTCACGCGCTTGGAGGGCGGATTCCTTCTCGGAATCTTCATCACCTACACGCTGCTCCTAATCCTCTGA
- a CDS encoding SIR2 family NAD-dependent protein deacylase: protein MSEIQFGGHVFVVQGDLARLKTDAWFLPSDTNFNLVKSWIPPRWRESVQAPLAEARWESAEKRVLRFDQWPGASMPWLANVGSDQDHTIEWYLDAVTQFVREAAPWARERSNRKKPLLGVPAVGTGMGGKWEEKAAVLSALYSHLLKLVKEFDVDIVYTLYDAPSFAAAQYARERALESNGPIWDLPEELLKVAERLGERARRGELVIFMGSGVSVGAGLPTWNAFLRLLGERAGLSLEELDALESLDAMDAGSLLERRLGGRDNLKAIINEILDVPECSLQHTLLASTPHEAAVTLNYDTLYELAAERVVGKLAVLPHDRGLNAERWLLKLHGCIQRGRLVLSREDYLRFGERRTALAGIVQALLITKHMVFVGFGLRDANFLRILDDVRRSLGDTTSQKELESPIGTVLMVRPEPLRNALFDGDLDLYPMHVPNGKDVDIALAARRLELFLDAMLYHSATRSAFFFDKTFAALLNPSELGFRDELLELVERHQEGLRGNASFEKLLHLLKKSGLNDTRDA, encoded by the coding sequence GTGTCAGAAATTCAATTCGGTGGCCACGTTTTTGTTGTTCAAGGTGACCTCGCGAGGCTCAAGACTGACGCCTGGTTTCTACCCTCAGATACCAACTTTAATCTCGTCAAATCTTGGATTCCTCCCAGATGGCGAGAGAGTGTTCAGGCCCCACTTGCCGAAGCGCGCTGGGAGTCGGCTGAAAAGCGTGTCCTCAGGTTTGACCAATGGCCGGGGGCGTCCATGCCATGGCTCGCGAACGTGGGAAGCGACCAAGACCATACGATCGAATGGTACTTGGATGCGGTAACTCAATTTGTTCGCGAAGCAGCCCCTTGGGCAAGGGAACGTTCAAACCGCAAGAAACCGCTATTGGGCGTTCCTGCAGTAGGCACCGGAATGGGCGGTAAATGGGAGGAGAAGGCCGCAGTTTTGAGCGCGCTTTATTCCCATCTTCTCAAACTGGTCAAAGAGTTCGATGTAGATATCGTCTACACGCTCTATGACGCACCTTCGTTTGCGGCCGCTCAGTACGCGCGCGAACGTGCGCTCGAGTCCAACGGGCCGATCTGGGACTTGCCAGAGGAGCTGCTCAAAGTGGCTGAAAGGCTTGGGGAGCGTGCGCGGCGAGGCGAGCTCGTGATCTTCATGGGATCTGGAGTCAGCGTTGGGGCAGGCCTTCCGACCTGGAACGCGTTTCTTAGGCTACTTGGAGAGAGAGCGGGTTTAAGTCTTGAGGAGCTCGACGCCCTTGAGTCTTTGGACGCCATGGACGCGGGCTCGCTCCTAGAGCGGCGACTGGGTGGTCGCGACAACCTCAAGGCGATTATCAACGAGATTCTGGACGTCCCAGAATGCTCCCTGCAGCACACCCTCCTCGCGTCCACTCCTCACGAAGCCGCCGTCACCCTTAACTACGACACGCTTTACGAGCTCGCCGCTGAGCGCGTCGTTGGCAAACTGGCGGTGCTGCCCCACGATCGCGGATTAAACGCCGAGAGATGGCTTCTGAAGCTTCACGGCTGCATCCAGCGCGGACGCCTCGTCCTATCTCGCGAGGATTATCTGCGATTTGGTGAACGACGAACCGCCCTCGCCGGTATCGTTCAAGCGCTTCTCATTACCAAACATATGGTTTTTGTGGGCTTTGGCCTTAGAGACGCAAACTTTCTCAGGATTTTGGATGACGTCAGGCGCTCCCTTGGAGACACCACCAGCCAGAAAGAGCTCGAAAGCCCAATCGGAACGGTTTTGATGGTTCGCCCGGAACCCCTGAGAAATGCGCTTTTTGATGGCGACCTAGACCTCTATCCGATGCATGTCCCGAATGGCAAAGACGTTGACATTGCGCTCGCGGCAAGGCGCCTCGAACTCTTTCTAGACGCCATGCTCTACCACAGCGCCACGCGGAGCGCGTTTTTCTTCGATAAGACCTTCGCGGCGCTTCTCAACCCCTCCGAGCTGGGGTTTCGTGACGAACTCTTAGAACTCGTCGAACGTCATCAAGAGGGGTTGCGCGGAAACGCAAGTTTCGAGAAACTCTTGCATCTGCTTAAAAAGAGTGGGCTCAACGACACGAGGGACGCATGA
- a CDS encoding RCC1 domain-containing protein yields the protein MKKLVILFGLLVLSACSDDPQTPQGNNFYELPPEDDAGTGDDGVDQNCEAETDEAMCARLQYVCGPLTDIDNCGDERSIESCGDPATVCQAFETCEAGVCGCEAETDAEFCARADYECGELTQTDNCGTERTVNCDADETACNEYETCGAETPGSCGCIAETELDFCIRLGVECGEWVDIDNCGTERTVNCGDPEVVCGAGETCGEEVAGMCSCVPETDEEFCARNSWECGELTADDNCGAERTIDCGLEEEVCEALETCGGAGVEGQCGCQAASDTQLCQLNNTACGPLEVVDECGVTRTIPECGTCIDPETCGGGGVEGQCGCTGDSEQSICTAAGAECGDLDVVDNCNDARTINCGLEDAVCTNFDTCGGGGTENTCGCTPVTCASEGLLCGTHPDGCGGTITCSSFCVEKLSAGVDHVCAMGTDRLKCWGRNHLGQLGDGTTTQRNNPVNITGLPSVADVAAGFGNTCAVTDTGAVHCWGSNAEGQLGVGTTVDNRSPGSPAINSGASQVVVGETHVCALVNGGVRCWGSNTYGKVGRAGLNFGAKVGVPNPVDNLTTDVVQLAAGLHHTCALKADGTVWCWGRNRFGQLGNLQTQNPLFIEAFAFDGASFANLDLATYSQVPVQVATLPQSVFITAGRDHTCAIDVDDNVWCWGSLVRQPTATSNCPVDTGTVDNNNNPIFRNGESCAIFPKADPLAPVYPIARYTTTVTNKECDEGCGNNEVCGPVSGKCESYPISNIYVDRAALSPVQVGLTEGALYLGSGANHVCAVVEDPNLMASNVRCFGLNAFGQLGDGTDNGWTDPVSLYLDTNDEIVRATAVAAGANYSCALVDDSNVKCWGSNQYGQIGNSALVRDESFRPYDVKLNFQP from the coding sequence ATGAAGAAGCTGGTCATACTATTTGGTCTTCTTGTGCTCTCCGCTTGTTCGGATGATCCGCAAACGCCTCAGGGCAACAACTTTTATGAACTTCCCCCAGAGGACGATGCAGGCACGGGCGACGACGGAGTTGACCAGAACTGCGAGGCCGAAACCGATGAAGCGATGTGCGCTCGACTTCAGTACGTCTGCGGACCTCTAACCGACATCGACAATTGTGGAGACGAGCGAAGTATCGAATCGTGCGGCGACCCCGCCACGGTTTGCCAGGCTTTTGAAACGTGTGAAGCAGGCGTGTGTGGATGCGAAGCTGAGACTGACGCCGAATTTTGTGCACGTGCAGATTACGAGTGCGGTGAACTCACCCAAACCGACAACTGCGGCACGGAGCGTACCGTCAATTGCGATGCCGACGAAACCGCGTGCAACGAGTACGAAACGTGCGGCGCGGAAACGCCGGGCAGCTGCGGTTGCATCGCCGAAACCGAACTCGATTTTTGCATCCGCCTTGGGGTTGAATGCGGCGAGTGGGTGGACATCGACAACTGCGGCACGGAACGTACCGTTAACTGTGGTGACCCCGAAGTCGTCTGCGGTGCTGGGGAAACATGCGGCGAGGAAGTCGCAGGCATGTGTTCGTGTGTACCCGAAACCGACGAGGAGTTTTGCGCACGCAATTCATGGGAGTGCGGAGAACTGACAGCTGACGATAATTGTGGGGCCGAGCGCACGATCGATTGCGGACTCGAAGAAGAAGTGTGTGAAGCACTAGAGACGTGCGGTGGTGCCGGTGTCGAAGGCCAGTGTGGATGTCAGGCGGCTTCCGACACACAACTCTGCCAGTTGAACAACACGGCATGTGGACCACTCGAAGTCGTAGACGAATGTGGAGTCACCCGCACGATACCTGAGTGTGGAACCTGCATAGACCCAGAAACTTGCGGTGGTGGAGGCGTTGAGGGCCAGTGTGGATGCACGGGTGACTCAGAACAATCCATCTGTACCGCTGCTGGAGCTGAATGCGGTGACCTCGACGTCGTGGACAACTGTAACGACGCGAGAACCATCAACTGTGGCCTCGAAGACGCTGTGTGTACCAACTTCGACACCTGCGGCGGAGGCGGCACCGAAAACACCTGCGGTTGTACGCCCGTCACATGTGCCTCCGAGGGCCTTCTTTGCGGCACGCACCCTGATGGCTGCGGTGGCACCATCACGTGTTCCTCCTTCTGCGTAGAAAAACTTTCCGCCGGCGTAGACCACGTCTGCGCAATGGGAACCGACCGCCTCAAGTGTTGGGGCCGAAACCACCTCGGCCAGCTCGGTGACGGTACGACCACTCAACGAAACAACCCGGTCAACATCACCGGCCTGCCAAGCGTGGCAGATGTCGCCGCCGGGTTCGGAAACACCTGTGCGGTGACAGATACCGGAGCGGTACATTGCTGGGGCTCTAACGCGGAAGGACAGCTCGGCGTTGGAACCACGGTGGACAATCGCTCACCTGGTTCTCCAGCCATCAACAGCGGTGCGTCCCAAGTGGTCGTGGGCGAGACCCACGTCTGCGCCTTGGTCAATGGTGGCGTGCGATGCTGGGGCTCGAACACGTACGGCAAGGTGGGTCGCGCCGGCTTGAATTTCGGAGCCAAAGTGGGCGTTCCAAACCCCGTGGATAACCTTACAACCGACGTGGTGCAATTGGCCGCCGGCCTCCACCACACATGCGCTCTCAAAGCCGATGGAACCGTGTGGTGCTGGGGTCGAAACCGCTTCGGACAGCTCGGAAACCTGCAGACCCAGAACCCACTTTTTATAGAAGCTTTCGCCTTTGACGGTGCGTCCTTCGCAAATCTCGACCTCGCGACCTACTCTCAAGTGCCTGTCCAGGTGGCGACGCTTCCACAAAGCGTCTTCATCACCGCTGGCCGAGACCACACATGCGCCATCGACGTTGACGATAACGTCTGGTGTTGGGGCTCCTTGGTGAGACAACCCACGGCAACATCAAATTGCCCTGTGGACACGGGAACCGTAGACAACAACAACAATCCGATTTTCCGAAACGGCGAGTCTTGCGCAATCTTCCCGAAGGCTGACCCTTTGGCGCCTGTCTACCCGATCGCCCGTTACACCACGACCGTAACAAACAAAGAGTGCGACGAGGGCTGCGGAAACAACGAGGTTTGTGGACCCGTGAGCGGAAAGTGTGAGTCTTACCCAATCTCGAATATCTACGTGGACCGAGCGGCCCTTAGCCCCGTACAGGTCGGCTTGACAGAAGGCGCTCTTTACCTTGGCTCGGGTGCAAATCATGTGTGCGCTGTGGTAGAAGACCCGAACCTGATGGCGAGCAACGTGCGATGCTTTGGCCTAAACGCCTTTGGACAGCTCGGAGACGGCACGGACAACGGCTGGACCGACCCAGTGAGTCTTTACCTCGATACGAACGATGAAATCGTCCGTGCAACCGCGGTGGCAGCCGGAGCAAACTATTCGTGCGCACTCGTGGACGACTCCAACGTCAAATGTTGGGGCTCCAATCAGTACGGACAAATTGGCAATTCCGCCCTGGTGCGCGACGAATCATTCCGTCCGTACGACGTAAAGTTGAACTTCCAACCATGA
- a CDS encoding tetratricopeptide repeat protein, which produces MKKLPKSLYDRVKISLEKGNEFLDGDRSDRALEEFERALGFIPEPRDDYEVTYEVLAAIGDVHWFNEDFEKALETFESAQKIFGAAHQHYQPFLLLRIGQCCYELEDEERARTLLKMGLEAIGADLFEEEDPKYLELVS; this is translated from the coding sequence ATGAAAAAGCTCCCAAAATCTCTCTACGACCGCGTCAAAATCTCCCTTGAAAAGGGGAACGAATTCTTGGACGGCGATCGCTCAGACCGCGCTCTCGAGGAGTTCGAGCGGGCACTCGGGTTCATTCCTGAGCCCCGCGACGACTACGAAGTCACCTATGAAGTGCTCGCCGCCATTGGCGATGTTCACTGGTTCAACGAAGATTTTGAAAAGGCTCTAGAAACCTTTGAATCCGCTCAGAAAATCTTTGGAGCAGCACATCAACATTATCAACCTTTTCTTCTCCTTCGTATCGGCCAATGCTGCTATGAACTTGAAGACGAGGAACGAGCACGTACCCTCTTGAAAATGGGTCTGGAGGCGATTGGAGCCGACCTCTTCGAAGAGGAAGACCCCAAATACCTGGAGCTTGTGTCATGA